Proteins encoded in a region of the Stieleria neptunia genome:
- a CDS encoding IS4 family transposase: MQWCYQPHHFTGGLTVNDQSTDADFEVQSKLRKASSLVLDLLLPQVEVARICAELKYEYRERIYHPMITVWLFISQVLSADHSCQQAVTRFNAYRVAKGLLRVSSETTSYCKARGNLPERLFERLLSWTAKRCEEATDQAWLFQDRIVEMVDGWTLTMADTDENQEEYPQMKSQKPGCGFPIARMIGLFSLATGAIQRTAVGPYRGKQTGETSLLRTILDCILPGRILLADRYYANFWLLALGPMRGIDLVARAHQLRKIDFRRGLKLGYLDQLVAYHKPARPKWMSKKEYDQFPCLVLVRHLKYKVEQKGFRTREITLATTLVDAETYAAEDLAELFRRRWQVELHIRSLKTQMQMEHLRCKSPQMVRKEIHCHMIGFNLVRAAIMASALKFGRCPTRLSFTGAMQAIEELAACLRLRSGRGSEQFDNLLETISELVVGNRPGRQEKRELKRRQKNYKLMKTKRNPNRNRYATAA, from the coding sequence GTGCAATGGTGTTATCAACCACATCACTTCACTGGAGGACTCACCGTGAACGATCAGTCTACCGATGCTGACTTCGAAGTTCAAAGCAAATTGCGAAAAGCCTCATCACTGGTTTTGGACCTCCTTCTGCCTCAGGTTGAGGTGGCAAGGATTTGCGCTGAACTGAAGTACGAATACCGCGAACGCATCTACCATCCGATGATCACCGTTTGGTTGTTCATTTCGCAGGTCCTTTCGGCAGACCACAGTTGCCAACAGGCGGTCACCCGCTTCAACGCGTACCGCGTCGCGAAGGGGTTGCTTCGCGTCAGCAGCGAAACAACGTCGTACTGCAAGGCTCGTGGCAATCTCCCAGAGCGGCTCTTCGAAAGACTGCTTTCATGGACCGCGAAACGATGCGAAGAGGCGACCGACCAAGCTTGGCTGTTTCAAGACCGGATTGTCGAAATGGTTGATGGCTGGACCCTGACGATGGCAGACACCGACGAGAACCAAGAAGAATACCCGCAAATGAAAAGCCAAAAGCCTGGCTGCGGTTTTCCGATCGCCAGGATGATTGGCTTGTTTTCCCTTGCGACAGGTGCAATCCAACGTACGGCAGTGGGACCTTACCGAGGTAAACAGACTGGTGAGACATCGCTACTGCGAACGATTTTGGACTGCATTTTACCGGGGCGAATCTTGCTGGCTGACCGCTACTACGCAAACTTCTGGTTGCTTGCCTTGGGGCCGATGCGAGGTATCGACTTGGTGGCCAGGGCGCACCAACTTCGCAAAATCGATTTTCGTCGCGGGCTCAAACTTGGCTACCTGGATCAATTGGTCGCCTACCACAAACCGGCGCGTCCGAAGTGGATGAGCAAGAAAGAATACGATCAGTTTCCTTGCTTAGTCCTTGTCCGTCATCTGAAGTACAAGGTTGAGCAGAAAGGTTTTCGAACAAGGGAAATTACTCTAGCCACGACGTTGGTGGATGCCGAAACCTATGCCGCGGAAGATCTGGCTGAATTGTTTCGAAGGAGATGGCAGGTGGAGCTTCACATCCGAAGCCTGAAAACTCAAATGCAGATGGAGCACTTGCGATGCAAGAGCCCGCAAATGGTTCGCAAGGAAATCCACTGCCACATGATTGGATTCAATCTAGTCCGCGCTGCGATCATGGCATCTGCGCTGAAGTTCGGGCGATGCCCGACAAGGCTGAGCTTTACTGGCGCAATGCAGGCGATTGAAGAGCTTGCGGCTTGTCTCAGGCTCCGCTCCGGACGGGGCAGCGAACAATTTGACAACCTGCTCGAAACGATCTCCGAATTGGTCGTCGGCAATCGACCTGGACGCCAAGAAAAACGCGAACTCAAACGAAGGCAGAAAAACTACAAACTCATGAAAACGAAACGCAACCCGAACCGAAACCGTTACGCCACAGCAGCTTAG
- a CDS encoding TIGR00282 family metallophosphoesterase: MKFLFLGDIVGKPGMNAVLQNTQRIREKLDLDYVIANAENASDGSGLMPKQFERLIDSGIDGVTLGDHIFRRKEIVTTLEKSDRIVKPANYPDEASGRRWTLIKRSGRRPLAIVSIMGRVFMRPVDCPFRALDEVLAEIEPHTDQILVDVHAEATSDKQCLGRYLDGKVTAVLGTHTHVPTADTCILPGRTAFQCDVGMCGPYESIIGRDIERVTHTTRTAEPCHFHVATGDVRLCGAIVESDAEGRAVKIERFEQRVIVN, from the coding sequence ATGAAATTCCTATTCCTTGGAGACATCGTAGGAAAACCCGGCATGAATGCGGTGCTGCAAAACACCCAGCGGATCCGCGAAAAGTTGGACCTGGATTACGTGATCGCCAATGCGGAAAATGCGTCGGACGGTTCGGGATTGATGCCGAAACAATTTGAGCGGTTGATCGACAGCGGCATCGACGGGGTCACCCTGGGCGATCATATCTTCCGTCGCAAAGAGATCGTCACCACGCTGGAAAAAAGTGATCGCATCGTCAAGCCGGCCAATTACCCCGACGAAGCCTCCGGCCGCCGCTGGACACTGATCAAACGAAGCGGACGCCGCCCCCTGGCGATCGTCTCCATCATGGGACGCGTTTTTATGCGACCGGTGGACTGTCCCTTCAGGGCACTCGATGAAGTGCTCGCCGAAATCGAACCGCATACCGATCAAATTTTGGTCGACGTGCACGCCGAAGCCACCAGCGACAAACAGTGCCTCGGCAGATACCTGGACGGAAAAGTCACCGCCGTGCTGGGCACCCATACCCACGTCCCCACCGCCGACACCTGCATCCTTCCCGGCCGAACCGCGTTTCAATGTGATGTCGGGATGTGCGGTCCCTACGAAAGCATCATCGGAAGGGACATTGAACGGGTCACCCACACGACTCGCACCGCCGAGCCCTGCCACTTTCACGTCGCGACCGGTGATGTCCGCCTGTGTGGTGCGATCGTCGAATCAGACGCCGAAGGCCGCGCGGTGAAGATCGAACGATTCGAACAACGCGTGATCGTCAATTAG
- a CDS encoding Gfo/Idh/MocA family protein: MAEFRTVVVGTGFIGPVHVEALRRAGVEVAGIVGSTAAKSRAASERLGLPTDFSSFEEALGDPSIDCIHLTTPNRFHFDQAKAVLRAGKHVVCEKPLAMNSTESGELVRIARDSGRAAAVAYNIRFYPLCHEAAARVRNDSLGNLLHVTGSYVQDWLLKETDFNWRVLATDGGELRAVADIGTHWLDLIQFITGRHITSVCADLRTVHSARQRPTGPVQTYSAGNAAEIATEPVQVTTEDCGAILLRFADGANGCLWVSQTTAGKKNCLRYELAGSKQSLAWNSESPNLLEIGNRDQPNACLVRDPAQMDPSAAEISGYPGGHNEGFPDTFKQLFRCFYGSLASGELSEPAPYPTFLDGHREILLCEAILKSHREQRWVDVAGDDGSEQVGVG; encoded by the coding sequence ATGGCTGAGTTTCGAACAGTGGTGGTGGGGACCGGCTTCATCGGGCCGGTTCATGTGGAAGCGTTGCGTCGCGCCGGCGTAGAGGTCGCCGGCATCGTGGGGTCGACAGCGGCAAAATCACGGGCCGCTTCCGAGCGTCTTGGATTGCCGACAGACTTCAGCAGCTTCGAAGAGGCGTTGGGGGATCCGTCGATCGATTGCATCCACCTGACGACACCCAACCGGTTCCACTTTGACCAAGCCAAGGCCGTGCTGCGTGCGGGCAAACATGTCGTCTGCGAAAAGCCCCTGGCCATGAACTCGACCGAGTCTGGCGAATTGGTTCGCATCGCCAGGGACAGCGGTCGCGCCGCGGCGGTCGCTTACAACATCCGGTTCTATCCGCTGTGTCACGAAGCGGCCGCGCGCGTCCGCAATGACTCGCTGGGAAACCTGTTGCACGTCACCGGTTCCTACGTCCAAGACTGGCTGCTCAAGGAAACCGATTTCAACTGGCGCGTGCTGGCCACCGACGGCGGGGAATTGCGAGCCGTCGCCGACATCGGCACACACTGGCTGGACCTGATCCAATTCATCACCGGCCGACACATCACATCGGTTTGCGCCGACCTGCGGACGGTCCACTCCGCGCGGCAGCGGCCGACCGGCCCGGTCCAAACCTACTCCGCGGGGAACGCCGCCGAGATTGCAACCGAACCGGTTCAGGTCACGACCGAAGATTGCGGCGCGATCCTATTGCGGTTTGCCGACGGGGCAAACGGTTGCCTCTGGGTCTCACAGACGACCGCGGGGAAAAAGAACTGCCTCCGCTACGAACTGGCCGGGTCCAAGCAATCCTTGGCCTGGAACAGCGAGTCGCCCAATCTGCTGGAGATCGGAAACCGAGATCAGCCCAACGCATGCCTGGTCCGTGACCCGGCGCAAATGGATCCTTCCGCTGCAGAGATCTCAGGCTATCCCGGCGGTCACAACGAAGGCTTCCCCGACACCTTCAAACAACTGTTTCGTTGCTTCTACGGTTCGCTCGCCAGCGGGGAACTGTCCGAGCCGGCGCCGTACCCCACGTTTCTGGACGGGCACCGCGAAATCTTGCTCTGTGAGGCGATCTTGAAGAGTCACCGCGAGCAACGATGGGTCGATGTCGCGGGTGATGATGGATCAGAGCAGGTGGGCGTGGGGTAG
- the rpmA gene encoding 50S ribosomal protein L27, which yields MAHKKGQGSSRNGRDSNAQRRGVKKFGGEAVNAGNILIRQCGTRWRAGRGVGQGNDYTLFALVDGKVEFDQKGRRINVVSA from the coding sequence ATGGCACATAAGAAAGGTCAGGGATCCAGCCGCAACGGCCGTGATTCCAACGCACAACGTCGTGGCGTCAAAAAGTTCGGCGGCGAAGCAGTCAACGCAGGCAACATTCTGATTCGTCAGTGCGGCACCCGCTGGCGTGCCGGACGCGGAGTCGGCCAGGGCAATGATTACACCCTGTTCGCGCTGGTCGACGGAAAGGTTGAATTCGACCAGAAAGGCCGTCGCATCAACGTCGTCTCGGCGTAA
- a CDS encoding LuxR C-terminal-related transcriptional regulator has translation MMNQHETPMGLPPAPRPAVYAASKDAGWLSKVGQAAQAENCRFQTSTSITSLINQAAADSDVACVLLDYDPRIQQWTSIEQLLFDKNVVAPVILVLDESSGMAASEAVARIAHVVAINSMELPEIIETIQHAIGLSTLVEHQFDVLRCHRLYQGLPDRQRQIVDYVVEGAPNKQIATKLKVSVKTIERERQKAYRQLNVRSTAEMTRVVILGSLHDVVFPAAKPAKPSGGLRLDSRSNGVGPIAPITTKPTNAFNSQIPR, from the coding sequence ATGATGAACCAACACGAAACCCCGATGGGTCTGCCCCCTGCTCCGCGCCCGGCCGTTTACGCGGCCAGCAAGGATGCCGGCTGGCTCTCGAAGGTCGGACAGGCGGCCCAAGCAGAGAACTGTCGTTTCCAAACCTCCACCTCCATCACCTCGCTGATCAACCAGGCTGCCGCCGATAGCGACGTCGCTTGCGTGCTTTTGGACTACGACCCACGCATTCAACAATGGACCAGCATCGAACAGTTGTTGTTCGACAAGAACGTGGTCGCGCCGGTCATCTTGGTCTTGGATGAATCGAGCGGCATGGCGGCTTCGGAAGCCGTCGCGCGGATCGCACACGTCGTTGCGATCAACTCGATGGAACTGCCCGAGATCATCGAAACGATCCAGCATGCGATCGGGCTCAGCACGCTCGTCGAGCATCAATTCGACGTCTTGCGCTGCCATCGGTTGTATCAAGGATTGCCGGATCGTCAGCGACAAATCGTCGACTATGTCGTCGAAGGCGCACCGAACAAGCAGATCGCGACGAAGTTGAAGGTGTCGGTCAAGACGATCGAACGTGAGCGACAAAAAGCGTATCGCCAGCTGAATGTGCGGAGCACCGCCGAGATGACCCGCGTCGTGATCCTGGGCAGCCTGCATGACGTGGTCTTCCCCGCGGCCAAGCCGGCCAAGCCCTCCGGAGGACTACGGCTGGATTCGCGCAGCAACGGCGTCGGCCCGATTGCCCCGATCACAACCAAGCCGACGAACGCCTTCAATTCGCAGATCCCGCGCTGA
- a CDS encoding response regulator transcription factor codes for MRPHILVVEDEKHLGVGIKYNLEADNYRVTLVEDGPTALRLIDASNEPIHLIVLDLMLPGMSGYTVCETIRDAGVTTPILMLSARTLAEDRARGFDVGANQYMNKPFELDELLSRVKNLLQHSPASSAKASPRRVRESIEQIEFGDVSAHFLNHEVTVGGKSVPMTPKQLKLLKYFVENPNRVISRSELLSEVWEISGNLQTRAVDQTVAQLRKIIEPDSSQPVHLLTIRDAGYRFILGPTTNDDDGA; via the coding sequence ATGCGTCCTCATATCCTTGTCGTCGAAGATGAAAAGCACTTGGGCGTCGGCATCAAGTACAACCTTGAAGCCGACAACTATCGCGTCACGTTGGTCGAAGATGGGCCGACGGCGCTACGTTTGATCGATGCGTCCAACGAACCGATTCATCTGATCGTCTTGGATTTGATGCTGCCCGGGATGAGCGGCTACACGGTTTGCGAGACGATTCGCGACGCCGGCGTGACCACGCCGATCCTGATGCTGTCGGCGCGCACCCTGGCCGAAGATCGCGCCCGAGGCTTTGACGTCGGGGCCAATCAATACATGAACAAACCGTTCGAGCTGGATGAATTACTCAGCCGGGTGAAGAACCTGCTCCAACACTCCCCGGCGTCGTCGGCAAAGGCGTCGCCGCGTCGCGTCCGCGAGTCGATCGAACAGATCGAGTTCGGCGATGTCTCGGCACACTTTCTCAACCACGAGGTCACCGTCGGGGGCAAGTCGGTGCCGATGACGCCCAAACAACTCAAACTGCTGAAGTACTTTGTGGAGAACCCCAATCGCGTGATCAGCCGCAGCGAACTGTTGAGCGAAGTGTGGGAGATCAGCGGGAATCTGCAAACCCGCGCCGTCGACCAAACCGTCGCCCAGCTGCGGAAGATCATCGAACCCGATAGCAGCCAACCGGTGCACCTGCTGACCATCCGCGACGCGGGGTATCGGTTTATCCTCGGACCGACGACCAATGACGACGACGGCGCATAA
- a CDS encoding sensor histidine kinase yields the protein MLERRSLRAPVTLGVVLIVLVVILGAIWAISSFIGSERSGLFWTLFILGSLLLLSILAGVIVYLTLTIKAVRLNQRQSNFIDSVTHELKSPIASLKLYLQTMSRHSVDESQQRDFHRIMLDDVERLDALINHLLDAARIDRGNEPEDDEVFRLDQLLAECGEAACMRYRLPVETVQVDCPPVTIRSQSVQLEILFRNLIDNAIKYGGSPPEVIASIRPVEGKEDHVVVSITDNGAGIPYDKRRKIFGRFVRLGNELERSTPGTGLGLYLVRTVSKAVGASVRIRGRREIDGVAGTVFEVTMKQAVLGEPTE from the coding sequence ATGCTCGAACGCCGTTCCCTGCGGGCGCCCGTCACCCTGGGCGTCGTCCTGATCGTCCTGGTGGTGATCCTCGGTGCGATCTGGGCGATCTCCAGCTTCATCGGATCCGAACGCAGCGGGCTGTTCTGGACCCTGTTCATCCTGGGCAGCCTGTTGCTGCTCAGCATCCTGGCCGGCGTGATCGTCTATTTGACGCTGACCATCAAAGCCGTTCGCTTGAATCAACGGCAATCCAATTTCATCGACTCGGTCACCCATGAACTGAAAAGCCCGATCGCGTCGTTGAAGCTCTACCTGCAGACGATGTCCCGGCACAGCGTCGATGAATCCCAGCAACGCGACTTCCATCGCATCATGCTGGATGATGTCGAGCGACTCGACGCCCTGATCAACCATCTGCTGGATGCGGCGCGGATCGATCGCGGCAATGAACCGGAAGACGACGAGGTGTTTCGGCTGGACCAGTTGCTCGCCGAATGTGGCGAAGCGGCGTGCATGCGTTATCGGTTGCCGGTGGAAACGGTCCAGGTGGATTGTCCGCCGGTGACGATCCGCAGCCAATCGGTTCAATTGGAAATCCTGTTTCGAAACTTGATCGACAATGCCATCAAGTACGGCGGTTCGCCACCCGAAGTCATCGCGTCGATTCGTCCCGTCGAAGGCAAAGAGGACCACGTGGTCGTTTCGATCACCGACAACGGCGCCGGAATCCCTTACGACAAACGCCGCAAAATCTTCGGGCGTTTTGTGCGGTTGGGCAACGAACTGGAACGCAGCACACCGGGCACCGGCCTGGGGCTGTACCTGGTGCGGACGGTCAGCAAAGCCGTCGGTGCGAGCGTGCGGATTCGGGGGCGTCGTGAAATTGATGGGGTCGCGGGGACCGTTTTTGAAGTCACAATGAAACAAGCCGTCTTGGGCGAGCCGACGGAATGA
- a CDS encoding BON domain-containing protein: MTTMQAQEIVTAASALLAKSSVQELRSLRVDEDSNELRLRGKVRSFYHKQLAQEAVLPVAGSLQVVNHVDVHH; the protein is encoded by the coding sequence ATGACAACGATGCAAGCTCAAGAGATCGTCACGGCGGCTTCGGCGCTACTTGCGAAAAGCTCGGTTCAGGAACTTCGTTCGCTTCGCGTGGATGAAGATTCCAATGAACTACGGCTTCGCGGCAAGGTCCGCAGCTTCTATCACAAGCAGTTGGCTCAAGAGGCGGTGCTGCCCGTCGCCGGGTCGTTGCAAGTGGTCAACCACGTCGACGTTCACCACTAG
- a CDS encoding ABC transporter ATP-binding protein, whose product MPDPIVDVHQLRKTYRSLSLTGRRRIDAVRGVSLQAYPGEVFGLLGPNGAGKTTLIKMLLGVVKPSSGHARLLGQPIGSSAARSRVGYLPESLRVDRHHSARSALRYYGRMSGMTSAEIHSRSDELLKLVGLEGRDRESVRRFSKGMYQRLGLAQALLHDPDLLVLDEPTDGLDPVGRNEVRKVIDRLREGGKTIFLNSHILQEVEMVCTRVAILAKGEIKAIGPIDELAHRDQQKLIVEVLGETEPDWHAIFGDSMQVEIESTRVRDAFRLSIAVVDQDQINAVVDRLRRSDQSIARLEVRRESLEETFMRLVGTDAIDAVAGEEVLS is encoded by the coding sequence GTGCCAGACCCCATCGTTGATGTTCATCAGCTGCGAAAGACGTATCGCAGTCTGTCGCTGACCGGACGCCGCCGCATCGACGCCGTTCGCGGCGTTTCGCTGCAGGCTTATCCGGGGGAGGTGTTCGGCTTGCTCGGACCCAACGGGGCCGGGAAAACGACCCTGATCAAGATGCTGTTGGGTGTGGTCAAACCCTCCAGCGGCCATGCCCGATTGTTGGGGCAACCGATCGGCAGCTCGGCCGCCCGCTCGCGCGTCGGCTACCTGCCGGAATCGTTGCGTGTCGATCGCCATCACTCGGCCCGATCGGCGCTCCGGTACTACGGCCGGATGAGTGGCATGACGTCGGCCGAAATCCATTCGCGCAGCGACGAACTGTTGAAGCTGGTCGGGCTCGAGGGGCGTGATCGCGAATCGGTCCGTCGATTCAGCAAGGGAATGTACCAACGACTCGGACTCGCCCAGGCGCTGCTGCATGACCCCGATCTGCTGGTCCTGGATGAACCGACCGACGGCCTCGATCCGGTCGGCCGCAACGAAGTCCGCAAGGTGATCGATCGGTTGCGTGAGGGCGGGAAGACGATTTTCCTGAACAGCCACATCCTTCAGGAAGTGGAAATGGTTTGCACGCGGGTGGCGATTCTGGCCAAAGGCGAAATCAAAGCGATCGGACCGATCGATGAACTGGCGCACCGCGACCAGCAAAAATTGATCGTCGAAGTGCTCGGCGAAACGGAGCCGGACTGGCACGCGATCTTCGGCGACTCGATGCAAGTCGAGATCGAATCGACCCGGGTGCGTGACGCGTTCCGATTGTCGATCGCCGTCGTCGATCAGGATCAAATCAATGCGGTCGTGGACCGACTGCGACGATCCGATCAATCGATCGCTCGCTTGGAAGTCCGTCGTGAATCGTTGGAGGAGACGTTCATGCGTCTGGTGGGAACCGATGCGATCGATGCGGTCGCCGGCGAGGAGGTGCTGTCATGA
- a CDS encoding glutamate-5-semialdehyde dehydrogenase, protein MNTAAPTLDLAAYCRDTAKRAKEASAELATLDAEIKNRWLNESADALVDSVDQIITANALDLAAAPGYGLTDAAVDRLRLDADRIGAIATALREISMLADPVGEVLDGFTRPGGLQILKKRVPLGVVFFIYESRPNVTADAAAICVKSGNAVILRGGKEAIHSSRAIVDLLTATAENCGLPAAAVQLVSTTDRAAVGEFLSLHESIDVAIPRGGEGLIRRVTAEATMPVIKHFDGNCHVYVDQSADVQMAAKIVHNAKCQRMGVCNACESLLIHESIAAAALPVIAKRLQAESVEIRADQAAAALIPDSVPATEADWGTEYLGPIISVAVVRSVDEAIRHINRYGSHHTDAIVTRDLAAAEAFTAGVDSSAVMVNASTRFNDGGVFGLGAEIGISTDKFHARGPCGLRELTTYKYIVKGDGQIRT, encoded by the coding sequence ATGAATACGGCCGCGCCCACTCTCGACCTCGCCGCGTACTGTCGCGACACCGCGAAACGCGCCAAAGAAGCATCCGCGGAACTGGCGACCCTGGATGCGGAGATCAAAAACCGTTGGCTGAACGAATCGGCCGACGCGTTGGTCGATTCGGTCGACCAGATCATCACCGCCAACGCATTGGATCTGGCCGCAGCGCCGGGTTACGGATTGACCGATGCGGCCGTGGATCGATTGAGGCTGGATGCGGACCGCATCGGTGCGATTGCGACGGCGCTCCGCGAAATCAGCATGCTGGCCGATCCGGTCGGCGAGGTTTTAGACGGCTTCACCCGGCCTGGAGGGCTGCAGATTCTGAAAAAACGCGTGCCGCTGGGCGTGGTGTTCTTCATTTACGAAAGCCGCCCCAACGTCACCGCCGACGCCGCGGCAATTTGCGTCAAGAGCGGAAACGCGGTGATCTTGCGTGGTGGCAAAGAAGCGATCCACAGCAGCCGTGCGATCGTCGACTTGCTCACCGCCACCGCAGAAAACTGCGGCTTGCCGGCGGCGGCCGTCCAACTGGTTTCGACCACCGATCGCGCGGCGGTCGGCGAATTCCTGTCGCTCCATGAGTCGATCGATGTGGCCATCCCACGCGGCGGCGAAGGCCTGATCCGCCGCGTCACCGCCGAGGCCACGATGCCCGTGATCAAGCACTTCGACGGAAACTGCCACGTTTATGTCGACCAGTCGGCCGACGTCCAGATGGCCGCCAAGATCGTTCACAACGCGAAATGTCAGCGGATGGGCGTCTGCAACGCCTGTGAATCGCTGTTGATCCACGAGTCGATTGCCGCCGCGGCGCTGCCGGTCATCGCGAAGCGTCTGCAAGCCGAATCGGTGGAAATTCGCGCCGACCAGGCGGCCGCAGCGTTGATCCCCGACAGCGTGCCCGCCACCGAGGCCGACTGGGGGACGGAGTACCTGGGGCCGATCATCAGCGTTGCCGTCGTCCGATCCGTCGACGAAGCGATCCGGCACATCAACCGATACGGATCCCATCACACCGACGCCATCGTGACCCGCGATCTGGCGGCGGCCGAGGCGTTCACCGCAGGCGTGGACAGCTCCGCGGTGATGGTCAACGCGAGCACGCGATTCAACGATGGCGGCGTGTTCGGGCTGGGTGCGGAGATCGGAATCTCTACCGACAAATTCCACGCCCGTGGCCCCTGTGGATTGCGCGAGTTGACGACCTACAAGTACATCGTCAAGGGCGACGGCCAGATCCGCACGTGA